The Mesorhizobium sp. M1D.F.Ca.ET.043.01.1.1 genome contains a region encoding:
- a CDS encoding LysR family transcriptional regulator, with the protein MNIHDLEAFVAVVETGSIVGASARLNLTQPGVTRRIQNLEERLATPLLDRQSKPLRPTASGREAYEHGRRVLRSLEDLKAGVSPAGEVRGEFRLGIMPYLSTSALSEPLDSLRAAFPQLTLKITSSLSPRLVEQVLHSEIDAVAVCLAEGVSPPTELVGDDLGVQEVLLVASPSLGVPKPAELDALSRYPWVLNETGCGFRAFIRHRFEVARLPFHVGVEAQGADLRMSLVARGHGIGVVTPGALSGSQWRDAVEVVDCPGFKPQVRCWLLHRPPAGRLAQPIAVFRGALAEALKGPMPLMS; encoded by the coding sequence ATGAACATCCACGACCTTGAAGCCTTCGTCGCCGTCGTCGAGACCGGCTCCATCGTCGGCGCCTCGGCCAGGCTCAACCTCACCCAGCCTGGCGTGACACGCCGTATCCAGAACCTCGAGGAGCGGCTGGCGACGCCCTTGCTCGACCGCCAGTCGAAGCCGCTGAGGCCGACCGCTTCCGGCCGCGAGGCCTACGAACACGGCCGCCGCGTACTGCGCTCGCTGGAGGATCTGAAGGCCGGCGTCTCGCCGGCCGGCGAGGTGAGGGGCGAGTTCCGCCTCGGCATCATGCCCTACCTCTCGACCAGCGCTTTGTCGGAGCCGCTCGACAGCTTGCGCGCCGCCTTCCCGCAACTGACGCTGAAGATCACCTCCAGCCTGTCGCCGCGCCTGGTGGAGCAGGTGCTGCACAGCGAGATCGACGCGGTCGCCGTCTGCCTCGCCGAGGGCGTCTCGCCGCCGACAGAATTGGTCGGCGACGATCTCGGCGTGCAGGAGGTTTTGCTGGTGGCGTCGCCCAGCCTCGGCGTGCCGAAACCGGCCGAACTCGACGCGCTGTCACGCTACCCTTGGGTGCTGAACGAAACCGGCTGCGGTTTCCGCGCCTTCATCCGCCACCGCTTCGAGGTTGCGCGGCTGCCTTTCCATGTCGGCGTCGAGGCGCAAGGCGCCGACTTGCGCATGTCGCTGGTGGCGCGCGGCCATGGCATTGGCGTCGTGACACCCGGCGCGCTGTCGGGCAGCCAGTGGCGCGACGCGGTCGAGGTAGTGGATTGCCCCGGCTTCAAGCCGCAAGTGCGCTGCTGGCTGCTCCATCGCCCTCCGGCGGGCCGGCTTGCGCAGCCGATCGCGGTGTTCCGCGGCGCGCTGGCGGAAGCGCTGAAAGGCCCGATGCCGCTGATGTCGTAG
- a CDS encoding MFS transporter, giving the protein MRRQRGPFIHGNAQLAARPGETITRSQTLLFAASVGIIVTNLFAPQTLVGLIGPSLGAAEWESGFVSMATLLGYAAGLFFLVPLSDLVENRVLVLRMLCAAALAAAIASLAPSEASLLAVLFVLGAACSCIQVLVPLAASMAPPGQDGRVIGDVMSGLMIGILLSRPLASLVADAVGWRAFYALNATALALLAILLGLTLPRRRPLAQASYAALIASLLDLLRQEPVLRRRAFTASLVMAAFSVFWTAVALRLAAPPFELSQKGIALFALVGAGGAAVTPIFGRAGDRGWTRPATIFCHLGVVAALGLAAWAGTTTSGSWLPLMLMGVSAVLLDIGVTGDQTLGRRAVNLLQPKARGRLNGLFVGIFFIGGAVGSLLAGIAWAWGGWNAVCAAGAVFGVAALVVDWVG; this is encoded by the coding sequence ATGCGGAGACAGCGAGGACCATTCATCCACGGCAACGCACAACTGGCCGCGCGGCCAGGCGAAACCATCACCCGATCGCAGACGCTGCTGTTTGCCGCCTCGGTCGGCATCATCGTTACCAATCTGTTTGCGCCGCAGACGCTGGTCGGGCTGATCGGTCCGTCGCTGGGCGCCGCGGAATGGGAAAGCGGCTTCGTCTCGATGGCGACGCTGCTCGGCTATGCCGCCGGGCTGTTCTTCCTGGTGCCGCTGTCCGACCTTGTCGAGAACCGAGTGCTGGTGCTGCGCATGCTATGCGCGGCGGCGCTCGCTGCGGCGATCGCTTCGCTCGCGCCGTCCGAAGCCTCGCTCCTCGCCGTTCTGTTCGTGCTGGGGGCCGCGTGCTCCTGCATCCAGGTGCTGGTGCCGCTTGCTGCCTCGATGGCGCCGCCCGGACAGGACGGTCGCGTCATCGGCGACGTGATGAGCGGGCTGATGATCGGCATCCTCTTGTCGCGCCCGCTGGCGAGCCTCGTCGCCGACGCCGTCGGCTGGCGCGCCTTCTACGCATTGAACGCCACGGCACTCGCACTGCTCGCCATCCTGCTCGGCCTCACGCTGCCCAGGCGGCGGCCGCTCGCGCAGGCCAGCTACGCGGCGCTCATCGCCTCGCTGCTGGATCTGCTGCGCCAGGAGCCGGTGCTGCGCCGCCGCGCTTTCACGGCGAGCCTGGTGATGGCTGCCTTCAGCGTGTTTTGGACGGCCGTGGCACTCAGGCTTGCCGCGCCGCCTTTCGAGCTTAGCCAGAAGGGCATCGCGCTCTTCGCCCTGGTCGGCGCCGGCGGTGCCGCGGTGACACCGATCTTCGGCCGCGCCGGCGACCGCGGCTGGACACGGCCAGCGACGATTTTCTGCCATCTCGGGGTGGTCGCCGCGCTCGGCCTCGCCGCTTGGGCCGGTACCACCACCAGCGGCTCTTGGCTGCCGCTGATGCTGATGGGCGTCAGCGCGGTACTGCTCGACATCGGCGTCACCGGCGACCAGACGCTCGGCCGCCGCGCCGTCAACCTCTTGCAGCCGAAGGCGCGCGGGCGCCTCAATGGGCTCTTCGTCGGGATCTTCTTCATCGGCGGCGCGGTTGGGTCGCTCCTGGCGGGGATTGCCTGGGCGTGGGGCGGATGGAATGCGGTGTGCGCGGCGGGTGCGGTGTTCGGGGTGGCGGCGCTGGTGGTGGATTGGGTGGGGTAG
- a CDS encoding amidase, protein MPHLHLVEASIADLRDALEEGVVTSVELVGAYLRRIAHYDRHGIALNAIPILNPKMFEEAAASDRRRREGKTLGPLDGIPYTAKDSYKAKGLTVAAGSPAFEHLTANEDAFTIARLRAAGAVLLGLTNMPPMANGGMQRGVYGRAESPYNADYLTAAFASGSSNGSGTATAANFAAFGLGEETWSSGRAPASNNALVAYTPSRGVISVRGNWPLVPTMDVVVPHTRSIADMLELLDVIVADDTETRGDFWRVQPWVSIPKASALRPASYTGLPLQGALKGKRLGVPKMYIGKDDGAERPIETRASVLGLWRQAARDLEALGAEVVEVDFPAVSNYERDRPGARSMVDRGLVPEDFATREIWDLSIWSWDDFLRANADPAISDLASVDGPKIFPQPPGALPDPYGDDGFDLAEYVERARKGVAPLEDIPAIEDGLRGLEAARRIDFEEWLQANSLDAVVLPAAADVGPADADVNEASAVLAWRNGTWVANGNLIWRHLGIPTVTVPMGTMADIGMPVGLTFAGKAYDDAALLTMAGDYERATQRRTVPPRTPALPDDVFAAGSGAPGRPGDARLTLALTAETIHASGNDEIAIALEVDMGGTRPEAAIVKVHVNGEPVIMQADGNRYTARVVVPASIHQGFHSVWRGSYGSIVTAIVLVPDGRTAGAYLVTGGIG, encoded by the coding sequence ATGCCCCACCTCCATCTCGTCGAAGCCTCTATCGCCGACCTGCGCGATGCGCTGGAGGAGGGCGTCGTCACCAGCGTCGAGCTGGTCGGCGCTTACCTGAGGCGCATCGCTCACTACGACCGCCACGGCATTGCGCTCAACGCCATACCCATCCTCAACCCGAAAATGTTCGAGGAGGCTGCCGCTTCCGACCGCCGGCGCCGCGAGGGCAAAACCCTCGGGCCGCTCGACGGCATACCTTATACGGCCAAGGACAGCTACAAGGCGAAAGGCCTGACGGTCGCCGCCGGCTCGCCGGCCTTCGAGCATCTCACAGCAAACGAGGACGCCTTCACCATCGCCAGGCTGCGCGCCGCGGGCGCTGTGTTGCTCGGCCTCACCAACATGCCGCCGATGGCCAATGGCGGCATGCAGCGCGGCGTCTATGGCCGCGCCGAGAGTCCTTACAACGCGGACTATCTGACCGCCGCCTTCGCCTCCGGCTCGTCCAACGGCTCAGGCACGGCGACCGCGGCGAACTTCGCCGCCTTCGGGCTCGGCGAGGAGACCTGGTCGTCCGGCCGCGCGCCGGCCTCCAACAATGCGCTCGTCGCCTACACGCCTTCGCGCGGCGTGATCTCGGTGCGCGGCAACTGGCCGCTGGTGCCGACAATGGATGTGGTGGTGCCGCACACGCGCAGCATCGCCGACATGCTGGAGCTGCTCGACGTGATCGTCGCCGACGATACCGAGACGCGTGGCGACTTCTGGCGCGTGCAGCCCTGGGTTTCGATCCCGAAGGCTTCGGCGCTCAGGCCGGCAAGCTACACGGGGCTTCCGCTGCAAGGCGCGCTCAAAGGCAAGCGGCTCGGCGTGCCGAAAATGTACATCGGCAAGGATGACGGCGCCGAGCGGCCGATCGAGACCCGCGCCTCGGTGCTCGGTCTCTGGCGGCAGGCGGCGCGCGACCTCGAAGCGCTCGGCGCCGAGGTCGTCGAGGTCGATTTTCCCGCCGTCTCCAACTATGAGCGCGACCGCCCGGGCGCCCGCTCGATGGTCGATCGCGGCCTGGTGCCGGAGGATTTCGCCACCCGCGAGATCTGGGATCTCTCGATCTGGTCGTGGGACGATTTCCTGCGCGCCAATGCCGACCCGGCAATCTCCGATCTCGCTTCTGTCGATGGCCCGAAAATCTTTCCGCAGCCGCCGGGCGCGCTGCCCGACCCCTATGGCGACGACGGTTTCGATCTTGCCGAATATGTCGAGCGCGCCAGGAAGGGCGTGGCGCCGCTGGAAGACATTCCTGCCATCGAGGATGGGCTGAGGGGGCTGGAGGCCGCGCGGCGGATCGACTTCGAAGAGTGGCTGCAGGCGAACTCCCTCGATGCCGTGGTGCTGCCCGCCGCCGCCGATGTCGGCCCGGCCGATGCCGACGTCAACGAGGCCTCCGCCGTGCTCGCCTGGCGCAACGGCACCTGGGTCGCCAACGGCAATCTCATCTGGCGCCATCTCGGCATCCCGACGGTGACGGTACCGATGGGCACCATGGCCGATATCGGCATGCCGGTGGGCCTGACCTTTGCCGGCAAGGCCTATGACGATGCGGCGTTGCTGACGATGGCCGGCGACTATGAGCGCGCCACGCAGCGCCGCACCGTCCCGCCGCGGACGCCGGCGCTGCCGGATGATGTGTTCGCGGCTGGCAGCGGCGCGCCGGGTCGTCCTGGCGATGCGCGGCTTACGCTGGCGCTGACCGCCGAGACGATCCATGCCAGCGGCAATGACGAGATCGCGATTGCGCTGGAAGTCGATATGGGTGGCACGAGACCGGAAGCGGCTATCGTGAAGGTCCATGTCAATGGCGAGCCGGTGATCATGCAGGCAGACGGCAATCGCTACACCGCGCGGGTCGTCGTGCCGGCATCCATCCACCAGGGTTTCCACAGCGTCTGGCGCGGTTCCTACGGCTCGATCGTCACCGCCATCGTGCTCGTACCGGATGGGCGCACTGCCGGTGCGTATTTGGTCACGGGCGGGATTGGCTGA
- a CDS encoding glycerophosphodiester phosphodiesterase family protein codes for MRTLWLSLLLSATLAALSGQSLAGETRAAQILDRFEHANQWRDHVMIAAHRAGSMQAGKTLYAENSLAAVEGSIAMGAEIVEVDVRRSKDGEFVIMHDSWLDRTTTCRGEVVKYTLAELKKCRLVIEGTGAVTNEAVSTLREMLLTTKDRIIINLDNKLEVTDLPAMIAVARELGMADQVIVKENLWNRQRIEAAKIALAEAGAGFQFMPILADDAVHDAAFAEQVDKAFAPRAIELINWRAGAETLTTSGGPLFGTRMRATAIRGGWHLWADTYAIANKPGGFLAGGRGDELAVAASLPREAWGFWVDRGATIIQTDEPKAAIEWLTANGFRVPYTDETRPVEPAHTASIN; via the coding sequence ATGCGAACACTCTGGCTGAGCCTTCTTCTGTCCGCCACGCTTGCGGCCTTATCTGGCCAAAGCTTAGCCGGCGAGACGCGCGCTGCGCAAATCCTCGATCGCTTCGAGCACGCCAACCAGTGGCGCGACCATGTGATGATCGCCGCGCATCGCGCCGGCAGCATGCAGGCCGGCAAGACGCTCTATGCCGAGAATTCGCTCGCCGCCGTCGAGGGCTCGATCGCGATGGGCGCCGAGATCGTCGAGGTCGACGTCAGGCGCTCGAAGGACGGCGAGTTCGTCATCATGCATGACAGCTGGCTCGATCGCACCACCACCTGCAGGGGCGAGGTGGTGAAATATACGCTGGCCGAGCTGAAGAAATGCCGGCTGGTGATCGAGGGCACGGGCGCCGTCACCAATGAGGCTGTGTCGACGCTGCGCGAGATGCTGCTGACCACCAAGGACAGGATCATCATCAACCTCGACAACAAGCTGGAGGTGACCGACCTGCCGGCCATGATCGCGGTCGCCCGCGAACTCGGGATGGCAGACCAAGTGATCGTCAAGGAGAACCTGTGGAACCGTCAGCGCATCGAGGCCGCGAAGATCGCACTTGCCGAGGCCGGCGCCGGCTTCCAGTTCATGCCGATACTCGCCGACGACGCCGTGCATGACGCTGCCTTCGCGGAGCAAGTCGACAAGGCGTTTGCGCCGCGCGCCATCGAGTTGATCAACTGGCGCGCTGGCGCCGAGACGCTGACGACGAGCGGCGGGCCGCTGTTCGGCACCCGCATGCGGGCGACGGCGATCCGAGGTGGCTGGCACCTCTGGGCCGACACCTACGCCATCGCCAACAAGCCGGGCGGCTTCCTTGCCGGCGGCCGCGGCGACGAGCTGGCCGTCGCCGCCAGCCTGCCGCGCGAAGCCTGGGGTTTCTGGGTCGACCGCGGCGCCACCATCATCCAGACCGACGAGCCGAAGGCGGCGATCGAGTGGCTGACGGCGAACGGCTTTAGGGTGCCCTACACGGACGAGACGAGGCCGGTGGAGCCGGCACACACGGCAAGCATCAATTGA
- a CDS encoding acyltransferase, with translation MAEAALLNLAPPPAATRTGTVAGERFLVLDSWRGICALLVALFHFPTTSMISQSAFVGGSYLFVDFFFVLSGFVIASSYGGRLGGPDGLARFALVRFGRIYPLHLLMLVAFVAFEFVRLALPALHGTGAAPFTGGFDLKSLVANLMLLQGMGVEDNLSWNAPSWSISAEFFTYLLFAGVVFATGRRAWIWFVAAAVTAPFFLLAFSTRHMDVSFDFGFIRCLYGFSLGALLAWFQHDSIADARQALAGGEGRVAWTLAELAMIAVIATFVSVAGTNDAGIAAPLVFALALYLFAHEGGLISLLLRSRPMLLLGSLSYSIYMVHIFVQARMINVGGLIERRLGLGVVGDMTLRGDQVTGFGVGSPWIGLAALLAMTIAVTIASWVSWRFIEMPALAWFRRLSKRI, from the coding sequence ATGGCTGAGGCTGCCTTGCTCAACCTCGCGCCCCCGCCTGCGGCGACCCGAACCGGAACGGTGGCCGGCGAGCGCTTCCTGGTGCTCGATTCCTGGCGCGGCATTTGCGCGCTCTTGGTGGCGCTGTTCCATTTCCCGACCACCTCGATGATCTCGCAGAGCGCCTTTGTCGGCGGCTCCTATCTGTTCGTCGACTTCTTCTTCGTGCTTTCCGGCTTCGTCATCGCCAGCTCCTACGGCGGCCGGCTGGGTGGGCCGGATGGGCTTGCCCGCTTCGCGCTGGTGCGCTTCGGCCGCATCTACCCGCTGCATCTTTTGATGCTTGTCGCTTTCGTCGCTTTCGAGTTTGTGCGGCTGGCGCTGCCGGCCCTGCACGGAACCGGTGCCGCCCCCTTCACCGGCGGCTTCGATCTCAAGAGCCTGGTCGCCAATCTCATGCTGCTGCAGGGCATGGGTGTCGAGGACAATCTGAGCTGGAACGCGCCGAGCTGGAGCATTTCGGCCGAGTTCTTCACCTATCTGCTGTTTGCCGGCGTGGTGTTCGCGACCGGCCGGCGCGCCTGGATATGGTTCGTTGCCGCCGCCGTAACGGCGCCTTTCTTCCTGCTTGCCTTTTCGACCCGTCATATGGACGTGTCCTTCGATTTCGGCTTCATCCGCTGCCTTTACGGCTTCTCGCTCGGCGCGTTGCTGGCCTGGTTTCAGCACGATTCCATTGCAGACGCGCGACAGGCACTTGCCGGCGGGGAAGGGCGCGTGGCCTGGACGCTGGCCGAGCTCGCCATGATCGCGGTGATCGCCACGTTCGTTTCGGTCGCCGGAACGAACGACGCCGGCATCGCGGCGCCGCTTGTCTTTGCGCTGGCGCTCTACCTCTTCGCGCATGAGGGCGGCCTGATCAGCTTGTTGCTGCGCAGCCGGCCGATGCTGCTGCTCGGCTCGCTCTCCTATTCGATCTACATGGTCCACATCTTCGTCCAGGCGCGCATGATCAATGTCGGCGGCCTGATCGAGCGCAGGCTCGGGCTTGGCGTTGTCGGCGACATGACGCTGCGCGGCGATCAGGTGACCGGCTTCGGCGTCGGCTCGCCATGGATCGGCTTAGCGGCTCTGCTGGCGATGACGATCGCCGTCACTATCGCTTCCTGGGTTTCCTGGCGCTTTATCGAAATGCCGGCGCTGGCCTGGTTCCGTCGCCTTTCGAAACGGATTTGA
- the speB gene encoding agmatinase encodes MANKEIDHAFTARSKTGASFEPTYAGALSFMRRKYTKDVKGADAVVWGIPFDAAVTNRPGARFGPQAIRRASAILDNDPQYPFSRDLFEQLAVVDYGDCLLDSGNHQKTPATIEREAAKILKSGAFLLTLGGDHFVTWPLLKAHAAIHGPLALVQFDAHQDTWPDDGKRIDHGSFVARAVREGIIDPDRSIQIGIRTHAPDTFGIRILYGHEVDEMRASDIAYAIVERTGGRKTYLTFDIDCLDPAFAPGTGTPVAGGPSSAKMLSTLRQLGQVDIVGADVVEVAPAYDHADITAIAGSIIAMHYLGLVAERKARLEDLNNGTHTVTHHANGI; translated from the coding sequence ATGGCGAATAAAGAGATCGACCACGCCTTCACGGCCCGTTCCAAGACGGGCGCGTCGTTCGAGCCGACCTATGCCGGCGCGCTGTCGTTCATGCGGCGTAAATACACGAAGGACGTGAAGGGCGCGGACGCCGTCGTGTGGGGCATTCCCTTCGATGCCGCGGTCACCAACCGTCCCGGCGCGCGCTTCGGGCCGCAGGCGATCCGTCGCGCCTCGGCGATCCTCGACAATGATCCCCAATATCCGTTCTCGCGCGACCTGTTCGAGCAGCTCGCGGTGGTCGACTATGGCGACTGCCTGCTCGACAGCGGCAACCATCAGAAGACCCCGGCCACGATCGAGCGCGAGGCGGCCAAGATCCTGAAATCGGGCGCCTTCCTCTTGACGCTCGGCGGCGATCATTTCGTCACCTGGCCGCTGCTCAAGGCGCATGCCGCCATCCACGGGCCGCTGGCGCTGGTGCAGTTCGACGCGCATCAGGACACCTGGCCGGACGACGGCAAGCGCATCGACCACGGCTCCTTCGTCGCCCGAGCCGTGCGTGAAGGCATCATCGATCCCGACCGCTCGATCCAGATCGGCATCCGCACCCATGCGCCAGACACCTTCGGCATCAGGATCCTCTACGGCCACGAGGTCGACGAAATGCGCGCCTCCGACATCGCCTACGCGATCGTCGAACGCACCGGCGGCAGGAAGACCTATCTCACCTTCGACATCGACTGCCTCGACCCGGCCTTCGCGCCCGGCACCGGCACGCCGGTGGCCGGCGGCCCGTCCTCGGCCAAGATGCTCTCGACGCTGCGGCAGCTCGGCCAGGTCGATATCGTCGGCGCCGACGTCGTCGAGGTTGCGCCGGCCTATGATCATGCCGATATTACGGCGATCGCCGGATCGATCATTGCCATGCATTATCTTGGCCTGGTGGCCGAGCGGAAGGCGCGGCTCGAGGACCTGAACAACGGCACTCATACCGTGACACATCATGCCAACGGCATATAA
- the argC gene encoding N-acetyl-gamma-glutamyl-phosphate reductase has protein sequence MKPKIFIDGEHGTTGLQIRALLADRGDLEIISIPGDRRKEAAARAEFLNAADVAILCLPDAAAKESVSLIENGKTKVIDASTAHRVAEGWEYGFAEMDKDQARRIASAKRIANPGCWPQGPIATLRPLVSAGLLPADFPITVNGISGYSGGGRPMIEDYVGKGEDAPEFLPYGLTLQHKHVPELRTYAKLSHDPIMQPAVGNFAQGMITVVPLQLGGLDRVPTGAELHAAIADHYASIDGGVVEVAPYTHMERVPEIDPEVYNGTNRMKVYVFANDERAQALLVAVYDNLGKGASGAAVQNLDLMLGISH, from the coding sequence ATGAAACCGAAAATCTTCATTGACGGCGAACATGGCACGACGGGCCTGCAGATCAGGGCGCTGCTGGCCGACCGCGGTGACCTGGAGATCATCTCCATCCCCGGCGACCGCCGCAAGGAAGCCGCGGCCAGGGCCGAATTCCTCAATGCCGCCGACGTCGCGATCCTCTGCCTGCCGGATGCCGCGGCCAAGGAAAGCGTGTCGCTGATCGAGAACGGCAAGACAAAGGTCATCGACGCCTCGACCGCGCACCGCGTGGCCGAAGGCTGGGAATACGGCTTTGCCGAAATGGACAAGGACCAGGCGAGGAGGATCGCCAGCGCAAAACGCATCGCCAATCCCGGCTGCTGGCCGCAGGGCCCGATCGCGACGCTGCGGCCGCTGGTTTCCGCCGGCCTCTTGCCCGCCGATTTCCCGATCACCGTCAACGGCATTTCCGGCTATTCGGGCGGCGGCCGGCCGATGATTGAGGACTATGTCGGCAAGGGCGAGGATGCGCCGGAGTTCCTGCCCTATGGCCTGACGCTGCAGCACAAGCATGTGCCGGAACTCAGGACCTATGCGAAGCTGTCGCACGATCCGATCATGCAGCCGGCTGTCGGCAATTTCGCGCAAGGCATGATCACGGTGGTGCCGCTGCAGCTCGGCGGCCTCGACCGCGTGCCGACTGGCGCCGAACTCCATGCCGCGATCGCCGACCATTACGCGTCGATCGACGGCGGCGTCGTCGAGGTGGCGCCCTACACCCATATGGAGCGCGTGCCGGAGATCGACCCTGAGGTCTATAACGGCACCAATCGCATGAAGGTCTATGTGTTCGCCAATGACGAGCGGGCGCAGGCGCTGCTCGTGGCAGTCTACGACAATCTCGGCAAGGGCGCGTCAGGTGCGGCCGTGCAGAACCTGGACCTGATGCTCGGCATCAGTCACTGA
- a CDS encoding COX15/CtaA family protein has translation MAAITATVPFAARDRDLQNRTLVRGWLYVVLVVLSALVLVGGATRLTGSGLSITEWRPIHGVIPPLNDAEWQEEFQRYQQIPQYAELNKGMSIEAFKSIFWWEWVHRILARSVGVVFALPLLFFWATRRIERGLGPKLAGILLLGGLQGAIGWWMVASGLVERVSVSQYRLATHLTLAALIFTATMVVARGLAPHSEPAADRSTQRFAGMIVLLALIQIYLGGLVAGLHAGLSYNTWPLMDGQLVPVDLLLLKPAWLNFFENPKTVQFVHRLGAYTLFLAAFWHMIATWRRQPATTHARRATLLFLLVLVQASIGIGTLLMQVPLHMALTHQGFALIVLGFAVAHWRGTKGAYPLPTEIAVRS, from the coding sequence ATGGCTGCCATCACCGCCACGGTTCCGTTTGCCGCCCGCGACCGCGATCTGCAGAACCGCACGCTGGTGCGCGGCTGGTTGTATGTCGTGCTGGTCGTGCTGTCCGCGCTGGTGCTGGTCGGCGGCGCCACCAGGCTTACCGGTTCCGGCCTGTCGATCACCGAGTGGCGGCCGATCCACGGTGTCATCCCGCCGCTCAATGATGCCGAGTGGCAGGAAGAATTCCAGCGCTACCAGCAGATCCCGCAATACGCCGAGCTCAACAAGGGCATGAGCATCGAGGCGTTCAAGTCGATCTTCTGGTGGGAATGGGTGCACCGCATTCTTGCGCGCAGCGTCGGCGTGGTCTTTGCCTTGCCGCTCTTGTTCTTCTGGGCGACACGCCGCATCGAACGCGGCCTCGGGCCGAAACTGGCCGGCATCCTGCTGCTCGGCGGCCTTCAGGGCGCCATTGGCTGGTGGATGGTGGCCTCCGGCCTGGTCGAGCGTGTCTCGGTCAGCCAGTACCGGCTGGCCACGCATCTGACGTTGGCCGCGCTGATCTTCACCGCCACAATGGTGGTCGCGCGGGGCCTTGCGCCGCATTCGGAGCCGGCCGCCGACCGCTCGACGCAGCGGTTTGCCGGCATGATCGTGCTTCTGGCGTTGATCCAGATCTATCTCGGCGGGCTTGTCGCCGGCCTCCATGCTGGCCTGAGCTACAACACTTGGCCGCTGATGGACGGGCAACTGGTCCCGGTCGATCTCCTGCTTCTAAAACCCGCCTGGCTGAATTTCTTCGAGAATCCGAAGACAGTGCAGTTCGTGCACCGGCTCGGCGCCTACACGCTCTTTTTGGCCGCGTTCTGGCACATGATCGCAACATGGCGGCGCCAGCCGGCCACCACCCATGCCCGCCGCGCCACGCTTTTGTTCCTGCTGGTGCTGGTGCAGGCCTCGATCGGCATCGGCACGTTGCTGATGCAGGTGCCGCTGCATATGGCGCTCACCCATCAGGGCTTCGCGCTGATCGTGCTTGGCTTCGCGGTGGCGCATTGGCGCGGCACCAAGGGCGCCTATCCGCTGCCGACCGAGATCGCTGTCAGAAGCTGA
- a CDS encoding DUF2842 domain-containing protein, giving the protein MPIRLKKLIGTILLVALVIIYALIASAIAVTRLAEYGSLAHFLFFLLSGLLWVLPAMGIIKWLIIEPPQKG; this is encoded by the coding sequence ATGCCCATTCGCCTGAAAAAGCTGATCGGAACCATCCTGCTGGTGGCGCTGGTGATCATCTACGCGCTGATCGCTTCGGCGATCGCGGTCACCAGGCTGGCCGAATACGGCTCCCTGGCGCACTTCCTGTTCTTCCTGCTCAGTGGCCTGCTCTGGGTGCTGCCGGCAATGGGCATCATCAAATGGCTGATCATCGAGCCGCCTCAGAAAGGGTGA
- a CDS encoding polysaccharide deacetylase family protein: MIDGGEAIRKLALNVARYTGLAPLARPFVGGIGAILMLHRVTATPEKPNSVNRHLNIAPAFLDRLIADMKGRGYAFVTLDEAIERIKFGGKGAQFATITADDAYRDNMTEALPVLEKHGAPITIYVAPGLIDGAADLWWDVVEDIVDTSSRLTLKTASGSTLVDCSTPGRKIQAVARLNAWLTLEVREEEQGIALRELARSNGIDVGAGRPGILMSWDEIRRMAAHPLVTIGAHTINHRNLKRLSEADARHEIGDVRRILEEKLGLEPRHFAYPYGYASAVGCREVGFVRDAGYVSAVTTRHGVLRAEHAGFLHALPRISVNGRYQSLAHIRTMLSGVTTPLANAGRMVVTI; encoded by the coding sequence ATGATCGACGGGGGCGAGGCGATCCGCAAACTGGCCTTGAACGTTGCCCGCTACACGGGCCTCGCTCCGCTGGCGAGGCCGTTTGTCGGCGGCATCGGCGCCATCCTGATGCTGCATCGCGTGACCGCGACCCCGGAGAAGCCGAACAGCGTCAATCGCCATCTGAACATCGCCCCTGCCTTCCTCGACAGGCTGATCGCCGACATGAAGGGAAGGGGCTATGCCTTTGTTACGCTTGATGAAGCGATCGAGCGCATCAAGTTTGGCGGCAAGGGCGCACAGTTCGCCACGATCACCGCCGACGATGCCTATCGCGACAACATGACGGAAGCGCTTCCGGTGCTGGAAAAACACGGCGCGCCCATCACCATCTATGTCGCGCCTGGTTTGATCGACGGCGCGGCCGACCTCTGGTGGGACGTGGTCGAGGATATCGTCGACACGAGCTCGCGGCTTACGCTGAAGACGGCGAGCGGATCCACGCTGGTCGATTGCTCTACGCCCGGCCGTAAGATCCAGGCTGTTGCCCGGCTGAATGCCTGGCTGACCCTCGAAGTCCGCGAGGAAGAGCAGGGCATAGCGCTGCGCGAACTGGCGCGCTCCAACGGGATCGATGTCGGCGCCGGCCGTCCGGGCATTCTGATGAGCTGGGACGAGATCCGCAGGATGGCCGCGCATCCGCTGGTGACGATCGGCGCGCATACCATCAATCACCGTAACCTCAAGCGGCTTTCCGAGGCAGATGCTCGCCACGAAATCGGCGACGTCCGGCGCATCCTCGAGGAAAAGCTTGGGCTGGAGCCGCGCCACTTCGCTTACCCATACGGCTATGCTAGCGCGGTTGGCTGCCGCGAGGTCGGTTTTGTCCGGGACGCCGGCTATGTCTCGGCGGTGACGACCCGGCACGGCGTGCTGAGAGCCGAGCACGCTGGCTTCCTGCATGCGCTGCCGCGCATCTCCGTCAACGGCCGCTATCAGAGCCTCGCCCACATTCGCACGATGCTGTCGGGCGTGACCACGCCGCTCGCCAATGCCGGCAGGATGGTCGTTACGATCTAG